The DNA window GGGAAGCCGGCGTGTTCGGGCAGGAAGGCAACGCGCTCGCGGACGCGATGTCCGGCTTCGGCGACGTCGATACCGCCGACTTCGATCCGCCCTGCATCGGGGCGGTCGTGACCGACCAGCAACCCGAACAGCGTCGTCTTTCCCGCTCCGTTCGTCCCGAGGACGCCGAACGTCGACCCCGAGGGAATCTCGAACGAGGGCCCCTCGAGTGCGACGACGTCGCCGTAGCGCTTGTGAACGTCAGTGATTGTGATCTGCATAGTACTCTCTCCAGTTGTCGTGTGGTGGTTCGGCGAGCGGTCGGTGGTCGACGACGCCGGGCGACTCGAGGATCGGGAACGAACTCTCGGCCATGCGGACGGCGTCAAAGGCCGGGCTTTCGGCGAAGACGGCGGCCTGTGGCTGCTCGCGAACGAGTTGCTCGACGGTACCCGCAGGCTGGTGGCGGACCGCACTGGTGCCGTCACCGTCGAGGTCGCTCGCGCGGGCGTCCGACCAGTAGTTGCCGCCGTCGGTGTCGTTCCAGGCCAGTTGCGAGGTCGTCGAGGCGTAGGCCTGCTCGCCGTTTTCGATGACACTGTTGCCGACGACGCGTTCGTTGGAGCTGCCGGCCGTGAAGTGGATCCCGACTGCGTTCTCGAGAACGAGGTTGTCGGCGATCTCGTTCCCGTGGGCGTTGTAGACGTAGAGCCCGTTGCGGTTGGCGACGACAGCGTTATCGCGAATCTCGGAGTTGTCGACATCCTTGACGAGGATGCCCTGCCCGCTTGGCCCGTCGTTGTTCACGACGACGTTATCGACGATCGTCAGGTCGCGCGAAACCATCAGCGCGAAGCCGACGTCGTTGTCGAAGGCGACGTTGCCCTCGAGATGGTTGTGGTCGGAGTACATGTAGTGGACGCCGTAGCGCAGGTCCCACAGGTGGTTGCCCTCGGCGTGGACGTCCTCTGACCACGAGAAGTAAATCCCGTCGCGGACGGTCGTAATCTCGTTGTCCAGGAGTTGTGCGCCATCGGCGCGGTCGAGGTGAATGCCGTTGCCACGTTGGGACTCGTCGATCCCCTCGCGGCCCGCGATGGCGGCGTCTTCGACGGTGACGTTCGTCGACTCAGAGATCCAGATGCCGAACGTCGACTCGGTGATTCGGACGTCCGACAGCGTTGCATCCGAGCCGTTGACGTAGATGCCAGCGTCCTCGGTGCTTCGATCAGGGCCGGACTCGCGGACCCAGAGCCCGTCGACGGTGACGTTCGCTGCTGTCACCTCGAGAACGGTGCCCTCGCCACTCCCGTCGAGCAGCGCGGTTTCGGCATTGTCGTGCTCGGCAGCGCTGGTGGCCGCCTCGAGCGTGAGATCCGGCGTCTCGATTGTGACGTGTTCGTCGAACCGACCCTCGAGAGAGACTGTGTCGCCGGGTTCAGCATCGTCGACGGCAGCCTGGACGGAGTCGTACGCGTGGCCCTCGAGCGTTGCGACGCCCGGGTCATCGGGTGGGGTTGCCTCGCGTGGGTCATCCACGTCAGGCGTCCAGCCCGCAATCGTCTTGTTGGCGTCGCTGCCGCCGCTATCGGCCGCGACGACGGCCGCCCCGAGGGCGACAACGAGGACCGCAACGGCGGCGACGAGGAGCCAGACTTCGCGGTCAGTCATCCCGGCTCACCTCCCGGTCAGCGGCTGTCGCGTCAGTTGACATCGTTGTCGGCTTGGGATCGG is part of the Natronolimnobius sp. AArcel1 genome and encodes:
- the nosD gene encoding nitrous oxide reductase family maturation protein NosD: MTDREVWLLVAAVAVLVVALGAAVVAADSGGSDANKTIAGWTPDVDDPREATPPDDPGVATLEGHAYDSVQAAVDDAEPGDTVSLEGRFDEHVTIETPDLTLEAATSAAEHDNAETALLDGSGEGTVLEVTAANVTVDGLWVRESGPDRSTEDAGIYVNGSDATLSDVRITESTFGIWISESTNVTVEDAAIAGREGIDESQRGNGIHLDRADGAQLLDNEITTVRDGIYFSWSEDVHAEGNHLWDLRYGVHYMYSDHNHLEGNVAFDNDVGFALMVSRDLTIVDNVVVNNDGPSGQGILVKDVDNSEIRDNAVVANRNGLYVYNAHGNEIADNLVLENAVGIHFTAGSSNERVVGNSVIENGEQAYASTTSQLAWNDTDGGNYWSDARASDLDGDGTSAVRHQPAGTVEQLVREQPQAAVFAESPAFDAVRMAESSFPILESPGVVDHRPLAEPPHDNWREYYADHNH